A genomic region of Elaeis guineensis isolate ETL-2024a chromosome 9, EG11, whole genome shotgun sequence contains the following coding sequences:
- the LOC140851754 gene encoding putative pentatricopeptide repeat-containing protein At5g40405 has translation MNSCARNFQSFLSPDHLVSHLLSPPPTLKKLQQIQAQILTNPRLQSNPNLLSHFISHFIQTYNLSNSSLLLRHLPKPHHQPSIWNHLLRSSAESSPPPGFLSVYRAMLQENISPDRATFTTLLRHFSALPNPSDAVATLHCQIIKLGHASDRFLLTGLLNLYSKVGCLNAAEQLFVEMPERDVIANNAMIAALSSHGRIIDARRLFESMPEKSSASWNSMITCYCKQNDVRAAREIFDRNPIKDVVSWNAMIDGYCKMGQLEMAWELFDRMGLAKNSVTWNTVISACLHHREFAMALSMFQVMQVENVRPTEVTMVSLLSACAHLGALSMGRWLHAYIRNHRLKIDVVLGNALIDMYFKCGSVEAALQVFHGMSMKNVFCWNSVIAGLGMNGYGEQAIEIFLEMDRRGGFKPDGVTFVGLLSGCSHSGLVSEGKKYFSRMLGVYGIQPEIEHYGCMVDLLGRAGYVEEALNLIETMPIQPNSVVWGSLLRACRIHKDAKLSERVTQRLLELDPDDGANYVFLSNVYASSKRWDDVERCRQIMIERGVQKVPGCSSIEVNNMIHEFVVGDASHPQFEQINTFLVEIERELRKLGYSPSTDSVLHDIEDEEKENAVMYHSEKIAIAFGLMSTRGKEPIRVVKNLRVCSDCHEATKFIAKLFQREIIVRDRNRFHHFRDGTCSCKDYW, from the coding sequence ATGAACTCTTGTGCCAGAAATTTCCAGTCCTTTCTCTCTCCTGACCACCTCGTCTCCCATCTCCTCTCTCCACCCCCGACCCTCAAGAAACTCCAACAAATCCAAGCCCAAATCCTCACCAATCCTCGCCTCCAATCCAATCCAAACCTCCTCTCCCACTTCATCTCTCACTTCATCCAAACCTACAATCTCTCCAACTCCTCCCTTCTCCTCCGCCACCTCCCCAAGCCCCACCACCAACCCTCCATATGGAACCACCTCCTCCGCTCCTCCGCCGAGTCCTCTCCGCCCCCAGGATTCCTCTCCGTCTACCGCGCAATGCTCCAAGAAAACATCTCCCCCGACCGAGCCACCTTCACCACCCTCCTCCGCCACTTCTCCGCTCTCCCCAACCCCTCCGATGCCGTCGCAACACTCCATTGCCAAATCATCAAACTCGGCCACGCTTCCGATCGATTCTTACTCACTGGTTTGTTGAATTTATACTCTAAAGTTGGCTGCTTGAACGCCGCGGAGCAACTGTTTGTGGAAATGCCCGAGAGGGATGTTATCGCCAATAATGCAATGATTGCTGCGTTGAGTAGTCACGGGCGCATCATCGATGCGCGGAGACTGTTTGAGTCAATGCCGGAGAAGAGCTCAGCTTCTTGGAACTCGATGATCACTTGCTATTGCAAGCAGAATGATGTTCGTGCTGCTCGTGAGATATTTGACAGGAATCCGATTAAGGATGTTGTTTCATGGAATGCGATGATTGATGGGTATTGTAAGATGGGGCAGCTGGAGATGGCATGGGAGTTGTTTGATAGGATGGGGTTGGCGAAGAATTCAGTGACATGGAATACGGTGATCTCAGCGTGTCTTCATCATAGGGAATTTGCTATGGCGCTTTCGATGTTTCAGGTGATGCAAGTGGAGAATGTGAGGCCtactgaggtcaccatggtgagTTTGCTATCTGCTTGTGCTCACTTGGGTGCATTAAGTATGGGTCGATGGCTTCATGCTTATATCCGGAATCATCGACTGAAGATTGATGTCGTCTTGGGTAATGCTCTTATAGATATGTACTTCAAGTGTGGGAGTGTTGAGGCTGCACTTCAAGTCTTCCATGGGATGTCTATGAAAAATGTGTTCTGTTGGAATTCGGTCATTGCGGGATTAGGAATGAATGGTTATGGAGAACAAGCCATAGAAATTTTTCTTGAGATGGATAGGAGGGGAGGATTTAAGCCAGATGGAGTAACATTTGTTGGGCTCTTGTCAGGATGTAGTCATTCAGGTTTAGTATCCGAAGGCAAGAAATATTTCTCTCGAATGCTTGGTGTTTATGGAATACAGCCTGAGATTGAACACTATGGTTGTATGGTTGACCTTCTAGGCCGGGCCGGATATGTTGAGGAAGCTTTAAATCTCATAGAAACAATGCCCATTCAGCCTAACTCTGTGGTTTGGGGGAGTTTGCTTCGTGCATGCCGGATACACAAGGATGCTAAGCTAAGTGAACGGGTGACGCAACGTCTGCTAGAGTTAGATCCTGATGATGGTGCTAATTATGTGTTTCTATCGAATGTGTATGCATCATCAAAGCGTTGGGATGATGTGGAGAGATGTAGGCAGATTATGATCGAAAGAGGGGTGCAAAAAGTACCTGGATGTAGTTCTATCGAGGTGAATAATATGATTCATGAGTTTGTCGTTGGTGATGCCTCACACCCGCAATTTGAACAGATCAATACTTTTCTGGTTGAGATTGAACGGGAATTGAGGAAACTTGGGTATAGTCCAAGCACAGATTCTGTGCTTCATGACATAGAGGATGAGGAGAAGGAGAATGCAGTTATGTATCATAGTGAGAAGATTGCGATTGCTTTCGGGCTTATGAGTACAAGGGGAAAAGAGCCAATTCGAGTGGTGAAGAACCTTAGAGTTTGTAGTGATTGCCATGAAGCAACAAAATTTATAGCTAAGTTATTTCAGAGAGAGATAATTGTTAGGGATCGGAACCGGTTCCACCATTTTAGAGATGGAACCTGTTCTTGCAAGGATTACTGGTGA